A single Cannabis sativa cultivar Pink pepper isolate KNU-18-1 chromosome 7, ASM2916894v1, whole genome shotgun sequence DNA region contains:
- the LOC115696226 gene encoding increased DNA methylation 1 isoform X1: protein MLLDNGIEDLHDDGFEGSKVERCIFREIFFRDDTGSSTSKKCVVTGVINFECESSKNIDTSFCSNSENSAATSNYSSKNTCVEELSTVTEDFREASELVYFPKQVVSSNRDCDDASGELTKDSVYEVPNSECDLGKVSPAIPGKNATEPSSEVVTLRLVESSSQGVTSSCYLLKQHGQIVRACTVGDPHVSSKGRVPGLEGIASKDVSIGKAIASPVSQESFASRLVAASPTVNVQERSECPSDAEERPLENRNCELELSTYVVETSLTDGPHPLLQSNKDPRPLIQYHAVELLKAAGWDTEKRKRPSRQYTETVYISPKGRPVREFPKAWRACGELLMADGYGSVEEGVKKWTNISQFYSDLSDTILALEKEKNASELSYQWRMLDPFVVVVFVDRKIGALRKGETVKATQSILIDRSSKSDRLLPLEKAHSINHQIANRDLPTSICGSSLADESALVVSEGNSHDYFQQFGHEESGKQMNNKVIELSKCTQLYPKGGVLVVEIGNRCIEFSSLGMTCLPENGTDSTVVPAGSLHDVSLTSINCYNVLGQSVFLNQDGNTSSQISVKQSDDVNIETIKEVISSEDNELQGGRVSDVKHSPLRLQDGSAIEKEPGVAMHSVQVEEDSKQQHEASKLTVDDTCSPDITSKKKARRKSKRISEIEQSALEQSGNLGSASIDMADLLCVNGNEDLDQDQGDIIAYGRNEETVKSASSLNSKKRSCSDYTESKIVKKKSRCRIKDDDLLVSAIIKKKKFSASTTKDPSGKKNYKAKAWKKLKSQKRSCRLLPSLVNGGKHFKDGKWYSVGVRTVLSWMIDSGVVSLKDVIQYRNPKDDSVIKDGQITRDGIFCKCCSKVLTVLEFKIHAGFKLNRPCLNLFMESGKPFTLCQLQAWSAEYKTRKGGGAVVRLDEDDRNDDSCGICGDGGELICCDSCPSTFHQACMSTQELPEGSWYCPNCTCWICDSLVDDKNASSASDALKCSQCEHKYHDACLKEKDRGRQVISDSSFCGTSCQEVYSGLQSRVGLINHITDGFTWTLLKCIHDDQKVHSAQRFALKAECNSRLAVALTIMEECFLSMVDPRTGINMIPQVLYNWGSEFARLNFQGFYTVVLEKDDVLISVASVRVHGTTVAEMPLIATCSNYRRQGMCRRLVSAIEEMLISFKVEKIVVAAIPDLIETWTEGFGFELVEDSEKKSLNKINMMVFPGTVLLKKTLYGNGAKHGQSGDAFRLRENESTNIIVECKKVPKSISKDEKPFTGSEVCTETDETAVQKPNVDCNSGRTVAKTESKAMVRKGKDLESIEVNGGKPKRGRKKKKDLESLEANNDGKPKKVRRKTKKMSTESVETRLGNDYTQCDGRCCCCREAEMRSMERSNKKVLSEEELRILQEQFSKLSCEEEDPTTSELGDKNSTKMLCNIKSMAMSQSHDETQPQIAYDKNCNVELK, encoded by the exons ATGTTACTGGATAATGGGATTGAAGATTTGCATGACGATGGCTTCGAGGGGTCTAAGGTTGAGAGGTGTATATTCAGAGAGATTTTCTTTAGGGATGACACTGGTAGTAGTACTAGTAAGAAGTGTGTTGTGACTGGAGTCATTAACTTTGAATGTGAGTCTAGTAAGAACATTGATACATCATTTTGTTCAAACAGTGAAAATTCCGCTGCAACAAGTAATTATTCCTCCAAGAATACATGTGTGGAGGAACTTTCTACTGTGACAGAAGATTTTAGGGAGGCCTCTGAACTAGTATATTTTCCGAAACAGGTTGTTTCGTCTAACAGAGATTGTGATGATGCGAGTGGTGAACTAACAAAAGATTCAGTTTATGAGGTTCCAAATAGTGAATGTGATTTGGGAAAGGTTTCTCCAGCAATTCCCGGAAAGAATGCTACAGAGCCCAGCTCTGAAGTGGTTACTCTTCGTTTGGTGGAATCTTCCAGTCAGGGAGTAACATCTAGTTGCTATCTGTTAAAGCAACATGGACAGATAGTGAGAGCGTGCACAGTGGGCGATCCTCATGTTTCCTCCAAGGGCAGGGTACCAGGTTTGGAAGGGATTGCTTCAAAGGATGTAAGTATAGGTAAAGCTATTGCTTCACCTGTTTCTCAGGAGAGCTTTGCATCGCGACTTGTGGCTGCAAGTCCAACTGTGAACGTTCAAGAGAGATCTGAATGTCCTTCAGATGCTGAGGAAAGACCTCTAGAAAACCGAAATTGTGAGTTAGAATTATCAACTTATGTAGTGGAGACAAGCTTAACTGATGGTCCTCATCCGCTACTCCAGTCAAACAAGGATCCTCGGCCGCTTATCCAGTACCATGCTGTTGAGTTACTTAAAGCAGCGGGATGGGACACTGAGAAGCGTAAAAGACCAAGTAGGCAATATACGGAGACGGTTTATATATCACCAAAGGGAAGGCCAGTTCGCGAATTCCCTAAAGCTTGGAGGGCATGTGGTGAACTTTTGATGGCAGATGGATATGGTTCGGTGGAGGAAGGTGTTAAGAAATGGACTAATATCAGTCAATTCTATTCAGATTTATCTGATACTATTTTAGCTCTTGAGAAAGAGAAAAATGCTTCAGAATTGTCTTATCAATGGAGAATGTTAGACCCTTTTGTAGTTGTTGTGTTTGTTGACAGAAAGATTGGTGCTTTGCGAAAGGGAGAGACAGTTAAAGCAACTCAAAGCATTTTGATTGACAGGAGTAGCAAGTCAGATAGATTGTTACCCTTGGAAAAGGCTCATAGTATTAATCACCAGATTGCAAACAGAGATCTGCCAACTTCCATTTGTGGGTCTTCTTTGGCTGATGAAAGTGCATTGGTAGTTTCCGAGGGGAATTCCCATGACTATTTTCAGCAATTTGGACATGAAGAATCTGGCAAACAGATGAATAACAAGGTAATAGAGCTTTCGAAGTGCACACAACTTTATCCAAAAGGTGGTGTGCTCGTGGTCGAGATTGGAAATCGATGTATAGAATTCTCTAGTTTGGGTATGACTTGCTTACCTGAAAATGGAACTGATAGCACTGTTGTGCCGGCTGGTAGCTTGCACGATGTTTCTCTTACTTCCATAAACTGTTACAATGTGCTTGGGCAATCTGTTTTTCTTAATCAAGATGGCAATACAAGTAGTCAAATCTCTGTCAAACAGAGTGATGATGTTAATATTGAGACAATTAAGGAAGTTATTTCTTCAGAGGATAATGAACTTCAGGGAGGCCGAGTTTCAGATGTCAAGCATTCTCCACTGAGATTACAAGATGGGTCGGCTATTGAAAAAGAGCCGGGTGTTGCTATGCATTCTGTACAGGTTGAGGAAGATAGTAAACAGCAGCATGAAGCCTCGAAACTCACAGTGGATGATACATGTTCTCCAGACATTACTTCGAAGAAGAAGGCACGCAGGAAGTCTAAAAGAATATCTGAAATTGAACAGAGCGCACTCGAACAAAGTGGCAATCTAGGTTCAGCTTCTATAGATATGGCTGACTTACTGTGTGTTAATGGTAATGAAGACCTGGATCAGGATCAGGGAGACATTATAGCCTATGGAAGAAATGAAGAAACTGTTAAGAGCGCGTCTTCACTGAACTCGAAAAAGAGGAGTTGTTCTGATTACACTGAGTCTaaaattgtgaagaagaaaTCAAGATGTCGTATTAAAGATGATGACTTGCTGGTTTCAGCTatcattaagaaaaaaaaatttagtgcaAGCACGACAAAAGATCCTTCTGGTAAGAAAAACTACAAAGCAAAAGCTTGGAAAAAGCTTAAAAGCCAAAAGCGTAGCTGCAGATTGCTTCCGAGCCTCGTTAATGGGGGAAAGCACTTTAAGGATGGGAAGTGGTATTCTGTTGGAGTAAGAACAGTTTTGTCTTGGATGATTGATAGTGGGGTTGTATCTTTAAAAGATGTAATACAATATCGAAATCCTAAGGATGATTCTGTTATCAAAGATGGTCAAATAACCAGGGATGGCATTTTTTGTAAGTGTTGCAGCAAGGTACTTACAGTTTTAGAGTTCAAAATTCATGCTGGGTTCAAACTTAACCGTCCGTGCTTGAATCTTTTCATGGAATCGGGTAAGCCATTCACCTTATGTCAACTCCAAGCCTGGTCAGCTGAATACAAGACAAGGAAAGGAGGTGGCGCAGTGGTTCGTCTTGATGAGGATGACCGAAATGATGATTCATGTGGGATCTGCGGCGATGGAGGCGAATTAATTTGCTGTGATAGCTGTCCTTCAACTTTCCACCAGGCTTGTATGTCTACACAG GAACTCCCCGAAGGCAGTTGGTATTGCCCGAACTGCACTTGTTGGATATGTGACTCTTTGGTGGATGACAAAAATGCTTCAAGTGCTTCTGATGCATTAAAATGTTCACAGTGCGAGCACAAAT ATCACGATGCTTGCCTTAAAGAAAAGGATAGAGGCCGACAAGTAATATCAGATTCCTCATTTTGTGGTACGAGCTGTCAGGAG GTTTACTCTGGGCTTCAATCGCGTGTTGGCCTCATTAATCATATTACTGATGGCTTTACATGGACACTTCTGAAATGCATTCATGATGACCAAAAGGTTCATTCTGCCCAACGGTTTGCTTTAAAAGCAGAATGTAATTCAAGATTAGCGGTTGCCCTCACAATTATGGAGGAATGCTTTCTATCAATGGTTGATCCAAGAACAGGCATCAACATGATACCTCAAGTCTTATACAATTGGGG GTCGGAATTCGCCCGTTTGAATTTCCAAGGATTTTATACTGTGGTCCTTGAGAAAGATGATGTGCTAATATCTGTAGCATCCGTCAG GGTTCATGGAACAACAGTTGCAGAGATGCCCCTCATTGCAACATGCAGTAACTATCGTCGACAAGGAATGTGTCGAAGACTTGTATCTGCAATTGAAGag ATGCTTATTTCTTTTAAGGTCGAAAAAATCGTGGTAGCTGCCATTCCAGATTTGATAGAGACATGGACCGAGGGTTTCGGCTTTGAACTTGTTGAAGACAGTGAAAAAAAGAGTCTAAACAAGATCAACATGATGGTTTTTCCCGGTACAGTTTTGCTAAAGAAGACCCTTTATGGCAATGGAGCGAAACATGGACAATCCG GTGATGCGTTTCGGTTGAGAGAAAATGAATCAACGAATATCATTGTGGAATGTAAGAAAGTACCCAAATCCATATCGAAGGATGAAAAACCCTTCACGGGTTCTGAAGTTTGCACCGAAACTGATGAGACTGCTGTTCAGAAACCGAATGTGGATTGTAATTCAGGCAGAACTGTTGCTAAAACCGAAAGTAAAGCCATGGTGAGGAAAGGAAAGGATTTGGAGTCAATTGAAGTTAACGGTGGTAAACCGAAAAGAGGCCGCAAAAAGAAGAAGGATTTGGAGTCACTTGAAGCTAACAATGATGGTAAACCGAAAAAAGTTCGCAGAAAGACGAAGAAGATGAGTACCGAATCAGTAGAAACGAGACTCGGGAATGACTATACGCAATGTGATGGAAGGTGTTGTTGTTGTAGAGAAGCAGAAATGAGAAGTATGGAAAGAAGTAATAAGAAAGTGTTAAGTGAAGAGGAATTAAGAATTTTGCAGGAGCAATTTTCAAAGCTGTCCTGTGAAGAAGAAGACCCAACAACTTCTGAATTAGGTGATAAAAATTCTACTAAAATGCTTTGTAATATTAAATCTATGGCTATGTCTCAGTCTCATGATGAAACACAGCCTCAGATTGCCTATGACAAGAATTGTAATGTTGAATTGAAATAA
- the LOC115696226 gene encoding increased DNA methylation 1 isoform X3 yields MLLDNGIEDLHDDGFEGSKVERCIFREIFFRDDTGSSTSKKCVVTGVINFECESSKNIDTSFCSNSENSAATSNYSSKNTCVEELSTVTEDFREASELVYFPKQVVSSNRDCDDASGELTKDSVYEVPNSECDLGKVSPAIPGKNATEPSSEVVTLRLVESSSQGVTSSCYLLKQHGQIVRACTVGDPHVSSKGRVPGLEGIASKDVSIGKAIASPVSQESFASRLVAASPTVNVQERSECPSDAEERPLENRNCELELSTYVVETSLTDGPHPLLQSNKDPRPLIQYHAVELLKAAGWDTEKRKRPSRQYTETVYISPKGRPVREFPKAWRACGELLMADGYGSVEEGVKKWTNISQFYSDLSDTILALEKEKNASELSYQWRMLDPFVVVVFVDRKIGALRKGETVKATQSILIDRSSKSDRLLPLEKAHSINHQIANRDLPTSICGSSLADESALVVSEGNSHDYFQQFGHEESGKQMNNKVIELSKCTQLYPKGGVLVVEIGNRCIEFSSLGMTCLPENGTDSTVVPAGSLHDVSLTSINCYNVLGQSVFLNQDGNTSSQISVKQSDDVNIETIKEVISSEDNELQGGRVSDVKHSPLRLQDGSAIEKEPGVAMHSVQVEEDSKQQHEASKLTVDDTCSPDITSKKKARRKSKRISEIEQSALEQSGNLGSASIDMADLLCVNGNEDLDQDQGDIIAYGRNEETVKSASSLNSKKRSCSDYTESKIVKKKSRCRIKDDDLLVSAIIKKKKFSASTTKDPSGKKNYKAKAWKKLKSQKRSCRLLPSLVNGGKHFKDGKWYSVGVRTVLSWMIDSGVVSLKDVIQYRNPKDDSVIKDGQITRDGIFCKCCSKVLTVLEFKIHAGFKLNRPCLNLFMESGKPFTLCQLQAWSAEYKTRKGGGAVVRLDEDDRNDDSCGICGDGGELICCDSCPSTFHQACMSTQELPEGSWYCPNCTCWICDSLVDDKNASSASDALKCSQCEHKYHDACLKEKDRGRQVISDSSFCGTSCQEVYSGLQSRVGLINHITDGFTWTLLKCIHDDQKVHSAQRFALKAECNSRLAVALTIMEECFLSMVDPRTGINMIPQVLYNWGSEFARLNFQGFYTVVLEKDDVLISVASVRVHGTTVAEMPLIATCSNYRRQGMCRRLVSAIEETFVVVLIPISK; encoded by the exons ATGTTACTGGATAATGGGATTGAAGATTTGCATGACGATGGCTTCGAGGGGTCTAAGGTTGAGAGGTGTATATTCAGAGAGATTTTCTTTAGGGATGACACTGGTAGTAGTACTAGTAAGAAGTGTGTTGTGACTGGAGTCATTAACTTTGAATGTGAGTCTAGTAAGAACATTGATACATCATTTTGTTCAAACAGTGAAAATTCCGCTGCAACAAGTAATTATTCCTCCAAGAATACATGTGTGGAGGAACTTTCTACTGTGACAGAAGATTTTAGGGAGGCCTCTGAACTAGTATATTTTCCGAAACAGGTTGTTTCGTCTAACAGAGATTGTGATGATGCGAGTGGTGAACTAACAAAAGATTCAGTTTATGAGGTTCCAAATAGTGAATGTGATTTGGGAAAGGTTTCTCCAGCAATTCCCGGAAAGAATGCTACAGAGCCCAGCTCTGAAGTGGTTACTCTTCGTTTGGTGGAATCTTCCAGTCAGGGAGTAACATCTAGTTGCTATCTGTTAAAGCAACATGGACAGATAGTGAGAGCGTGCACAGTGGGCGATCCTCATGTTTCCTCCAAGGGCAGGGTACCAGGTTTGGAAGGGATTGCTTCAAAGGATGTAAGTATAGGTAAAGCTATTGCTTCACCTGTTTCTCAGGAGAGCTTTGCATCGCGACTTGTGGCTGCAAGTCCAACTGTGAACGTTCAAGAGAGATCTGAATGTCCTTCAGATGCTGAGGAAAGACCTCTAGAAAACCGAAATTGTGAGTTAGAATTATCAACTTATGTAGTGGAGACAAGCTTAACTGATGGTCCTCATCCGCTACTCCAGTCAAACAAGGATCCTCGGCCGCTTATCCAGTACCATGCTGTTGAGTTACTTAAAGCAGCGGGATGGGACACTGAGAAGCGTAAAAGACCAAGTAGGCAATATACGGAGACGGTTTATATATCACCAAAGGGAAGGCCAGTTCGCGAATTCCCTAAAGCTTGGAGGGCATGTGGTGAACTTTTGATGGCAGATGGATATGGTTCGGTGGAGGAAGGTGTTAAGAAATGGACTAATATCAGTCAATTCTATTCAGATTTATCTGATACTATTTTAGCTCTTGAGAAAGAGAAAAATGCTTCAGAATTGTCTTATCAATGGAGAATGTTAGACCCTTTTGTAGTTGTTGTGTTTGTTGACAGAAAGATTGGTGCTTTGCGAAAGGGAGAGACAGTTAAAGCAACTCAAAGCATTTTGATTGACAGGAGTAGCAAGTCAGATAGATTGTTACCCTTGGAAAAGGCTCATAGTATTAATCACCAGATTGCAAACAGAGATCTGCCAACTTCCATTTGTGGGTCTTCTTTGGCTGATGAAAGTGCATTGGTAGTTTCCGAGGGGAATTCCCATGACTATTTTCAGCAATTTGGACATGAAGAATCTGGCAAACAGATGAATAACAAGGTAATAGAGCTTTCGAAGTGCACACAACTTTATCCAAAAGGTGGTGTGCTCGTGGTCGAGATTGGAAATCGATGTATAGAATTCTCTAGTTTGGGTATGACTTGCTTACCTGAAAATGGAACTGATAGCACTGTTGTGCCGGCTGGTAGCTTGCACGATGTTTCTCTTACTTCCATAAACTGTTACAATGTGCTTGGGCAATCTGTTTTTCTTAATCAAGATGGCAATACAAGTAGTCAAATCTCTGTCAAACAGAGTGATGATGTTAATATTGAGACAATTAAGGAAGTTATTTCTTCAGAGGATAATGAACTTCAGGGAGGCCGAGTTTCAGATGTCAAGCATTCTCCACTGAGATTACAAGATGGGTCGGCTATTGAAAAAGAGCCGGGTGTTGCTATGCATTCTGTACAGGTTGAGGAAGATAGTAAACAGCAGCATGAAGCCTCGAAACTCACAGTGGATGATACATGTTCTCCAGACATTACTTCGAAGAAGAAGGCACGCAGGAAGTCTAAAAGAATATCTGAAATTGAACAGAGCGCACTCGAACAAAGTGGCAATCTAGGTTCAGCTTCTATAGATATGGCTGACTTACTGTGTGTTAATGGTAATGAAGACCTGGATCAGGATCAGGGAGACATTATAGCCTATGGAAGAAATGAAGAAACTGTTAAGAGCGCGTCTTCACTGAACTCGAAAAAGAGGAGTTGTTCTGATTACACTGAGTCTaaaattgtgaagaagaaaTCAAGATGTCGTATTAAAGATGATGACTTGCTGGTTTCAGCTatcattaagaaaaaaaaatttagtgcaAGCACGACAAAAGATCCTTCTGGTAAGAAAAACTACAAAGCAAAAGCTTGGAAAAAGCTTAAAAGCCAAAAGCGTAGCTGCAGATTGCTTCCGAGCCTCGTTAATGGGGGAAAGCACTTTAAGGATGGGAAGTGGTATTCTGTTGGAGTAAGAACAGTTTTGTCTTGGATGATTGATAGTGGGGTTGTATCTTTAAAAGATGTAATACAATATCGAAATCCTAAGGATGATTCTGTTATCAAAGATGGTCAAATAACCAGGGATGGCATTTTTTGTAAGTGTTGCAGCAAGGTACTTACAGTTTTAGAGTTCAAAATTCATGCTGGGTTCAAACTTAACCGTCCGTGCTTGAATCTTTTCATGGAATCGGGTAAGCCATTCACCTTATGTCAACTCCAAGCCTGGTCAGCTGAATACAAGACAAGGAAAGGAGGTGGCGCAGTGGTTCGTCTTGATGAGGATGACCGAAATGATGATTCATGTGGGATCTGCGGCGATGGAGGCGAATTAATTTGCTGTGATAGCTGTCCTTCAACTTTCCACCAGGCTTGTATGTCTACACAG GAACTCCCCGAAGGCAGTTGGTATTGCCCGAACTGCACTTGTTGGATATGTGACTCTTTGGTGGATGACAAAAATGCTTCAAGTGCTTCTGATGCATTAAAATGTTCACAGTGCGAGCACAAAT ATCACGATGCTTGCCTTAAAGAAAAGGATAGAGGCCGACAAGTAATATCAGATTCCTCATTTTGTGGTACGAGCTGTCAGGAG GTTTACTCTGGGCTTCAATCGCGTGTTGGCCTCATTAATCATATTACTGATGGCTTTACATGGACACTTCTGAAATGCATTCATGATGACCAAAAGGTTCATTCTGCCCAACGGTTTGCTTTAAAAGCAGAATGTAATTCAAGATTAGCGGTTGCCCTCACAATTATGGAGGAATGCTTTCTATCAATGGTTGATCCAAGAACAGGCATCAACATGATACCTCAAGTCTTATACAATTGGGG GTCGGAATTCGCCCGTTTGAATTTCCAAGGATTTTATACTGTGGTCCTTGAGAAAGATGATGTGCTAATATCTGTAGCATCCGTCAG GGTTCATGGAACAACAGTTGCAGAGATGCCCCTCATTGCAACATGCAGTAACTATCGTCGACAAGGAATGTGTCGAAGACTTGTATCTGCAATTGAAGag aCATTTGTAGTAGTTCTAATTCCTATTTCGAAATGA